A genome region from Desulfobacteraceae bacterium includes the following:
- a CDS encoding Slp family lipoprotein has product MNRNTIYAGLLLLLLAGCAAGLSPAAKALVTCTDPFSALQAEPERYAGEMVLLGGRILEVAPSPGGTELIALELPLDWQDRPKAQAVSQGRFLVQAAEFLDPALYKPGALLTVVGTLSGSETRAIGGFDYRYPRLLPTEIKLWPAAPASTSPAFHFGVGVGTHF; this is encoded by the coding sequence ATGAACCGCAATACCATTTACGCCGGCCTGCTGCTGCTCTTGCTGGCCGGCTGCGCGGCCGGCCTCTCCCCCGCTGCCAAGGCCCTGGTGACCTGCACCGACCCGTTTTCCGCACTCCAGGCCGAACCGGAGCGCTACGCGGGAGAGATGGTGCTCCTGGGCGGCAGGATCCTGGAGGTTGCCCCATCGCCTGGGGGCACCGAACTGATCGCCCTGGAGCTGCCGCTGGACTGGCAGGACCGCCCCAAAGCACAGGCCGTCTCCCAGGGACGGTTTCTCGTTCAGGCAGCCGAATTCCTGGACCCGGCGCTTTACAAACCGGGTGCACTGCTGACGGTGGTCGGCACCCTCAGCGGCAGTGAAACCCGCGCCATCGGCGGGTTCGACTACCGCTACCCCCGGCTGCTGCCCACCGAAATCAAGCTGTGGCCGGCCGCCCCGGCCAGCACCTCACCGGCCTTTCACTTCGGCGTCGGCGTGGGCACCCATTTTTGA